A window of Lacibacter sediminis contains these coding sequences:
- a CDS encoding DUF5916 domain-containing protein, with product MLKSILIAFAIVMCTFVYAQTSKPITPRFTEKAPPRLLPAMRTTQPIKIDGVLDDAAWKDAPIASDYIEFRPAVGAKEAEETKTISYLLYSDEGIYFAGFCYERNRDSIARELKGRDGFGMNDYIGIIFDTYKDNLNGFEYFVTPLNEQWDAKMAPNNDGNSEDFSWNAVWKSAVVMHDNGWSFEMFIPYGAIRFGKKDVQDWGVNMTRRRQKTGQQFTWNPIDPNVNGFLTQEGFWTGITNIKPPVRLQFSPYFSVYANHFPINQPGVKNLTSQVNGGLDVKYGLNQAFTLDATLIPDFGQVQSDNQVLNLSPFEVRFNENRNFFTEGTELFSKGNLFYSRRIGGSPLHYYDAANQLRANEKLLKNPSESKLINASKISGRTQSGLGIGILNAITKTQYATIEDINTKDHRKIVTDPLTNYNIIVLNQSLKNNSSVSLINTNVTRSGADYDANVTAALVDLNDKKNMWNAGGKFAVSQLMGYGKNGENENGYNHNIYFGKTSGRFNFNVWQELTDTKYSHRDLGYFTNNNFLDHGFWAGYKWIEPKNWYNRIFLNLNGRVSKLFTPFAGIKETYQTGNLNFNAEMQTKKLWWVGTFLGYTSKQNDFYEPRKTGFFFTRNQSFALGGWVNSNQAKKYSFSSEIFARRHINFYDQFGVDAFVNQTFRFNSKFSISHNIGYLPRFNNMGYAAKPNNGDVVFARRKVNTIENIVNVKYSFTNMMWITYRMRHYLSTVDNKEYFTLQQNGKLLPNTTFVDNVNQNLNLFNIDMVYTWQFAPGSFLNIVWKNSIQYFNRTVEADYLKNFTNTIDADANNNLSLKVIYFLDYLDMKKWGKNK from the coding sequence ATGCTGAAATCAATTCTTATTGCTTTTGCAATAGTCATGTGCACATTCGTGTATGCGCAAACATCGAAACCAATCACACCCAGGTTTACAGAGAAAGCTCCTCCACGATTATTGCCTGCAATGCGCACCACACAACCGATCAAGATCGATGGCGTGCTCGATGATGCAGCATGGAAAGATGCACCAATTGCATCAGACTATATTGAATTCAGACCGGCAGTTGGCGCTAAAGAAGCAGAAGAAACAAAAACAATTTCCTATTTACTCTACTCTGATGAAGGTATTTACTTTGCCGGATTTTGTTACGAACGTAACCGTGATAGTATTGCCAGAGAATTAAAAGGCCGGGATGGATTTGGGATGAATGATTATATCGGCATCATCTTCGATACATACAAAGACAACCTCAACGGCTTTGAATATTTTGTAACACCTCTCAATGAACAATGGGATGCAAAAATGGCCCCCAACAACGATGGTAACAGCGAAGATTTCAGTTGGAATGCTGTTTGGAAAAGTGCAGTAGTGATGCATGATAATGGCTGGAGTTTTGAAATGTTCATTCCTTATGGCGCCATTCGTTTTGGTAAAAAAGATGTGCAGGATTGGGGTGTTAATATGACCCGTCGCCGTCAGAAAACAGGTCAACAATTTACCTGGAATCCTATTGATCCAAACGTCAACGGCTTTTTAACACAGGAAGGTTTCTGGACAGGTATTACCAACATTAAACCACCGGTTCGTTTACAGTTCTCTCCTTACTTTTCTGTTTATGCCAATCATTTCCCAATCAATCAACCTGGAGTGAAGAATTTAACCAGCCAGGTGAACGGTGGTTTGGATGTGAAGTATGGATTGAACCAGGCATTTACTTTAGATGCTACTCTGATTCCTGATTTCGGACAGGTGCAAAGTGATAACCAGGTGCTTAATCTTTCACCATTTGAAGTGCGCTTTAACGAAAACAGGAATTTCTTTACCGAAGGAACTGAACTTTTCAGTAAAGGAAATCTTTTTTATTCAAGAAGAATTGGCGGGTCGCCTCTTCATTATTATGATGCAGCAAATCAACTAAGAGCAAACGAAAAGTTGCTAAAAAATCCATCAGAATCAAAGCTGATCAATGCTTCTAAAATTTCGGGACGCACACAAAGTGGTTTAGGTATTGGCATTTTAAATGCCATTACAAAAACACAGTACGCAACCATTGAAGACATCAACACAAAAGATCATCGAAAGATCGTAACCGATCCGTTGACCAATTACAATATTATTGTATTAAACCAATCGCTGAAAAACAATAGCAGTGTTTCGCTGATCAATACAAATGTTACACGGAGTGGTGCGGATTATGACGCAAATGTTACTGCTGCTTTAGTTGATCTGAATGACAAAAAGAATATGTGGAATGCAGGCGGAAAGTTTGCTGTGAGCCAATTGATGGGTTATGGCAAGAATGGCGAAAATGAAAATGGATACAATCATAATATTTACTTTGGTAAAACAAGTGGCCGATTTAATTTTAATGTTTGGCAGGAGCTTACTGATACAAAATATTCACACCGTGATCTTGGCTATTTTACGAACAACAATTTTCTTGATCATGGTTTTTGGGCAGGTTATAAATGGATCGAACCCAAAAATTGGTACAACCGCATTTTCTTAAACTTAAACGGAAGAGTGAGTAAACTGTTTACTCCATTTGCAGGAATAAAAGAAACTTATCAAACCGGTAACCTCAATTTTAATGCAGAAATGCAAACCAAAAAATTATGGTGGGTAGGAACATTCCTGGGTTACACGTCAAAACAAAATGATTTTTATGAGCCACGCAAAACAGGTTTTTTCTTTACACGTAACCAGAGCTTTGCATTGGGTGGTTGGGTAAACAGTAACCAGGCAAAAAAATATTCGTTCTCGTCTGAAATATTTGCACGTCGTCATATCAATTTTTACGATCAGTTTGGTGTAGACGCATTCGTTAATCAAACATTTCGATTTAACAGCAAGTTCTCGATTTCACATAACATCGGTTACCTTCCACGCTTTAATAATATGGGTTATGCAGCCAAACCAAATAATGGCGATGTGGTTTTTGCACGCCGCAAGGTGAATACCATTGAAAACATAGTGAATGTCAAGTATAGCTTTACAAACATGATGTGGATCACTTACCGCATGCGTCATTACTTAAGTACCGTTGACAACAAAGAATACTTTACCCTGCAGCAAAATGGGAAACTCCTTCCAAACACAACATTTGTTGATAACGTAAACCAGAATCTGAACCTGTTTAACATTGATATGGTGTATACCTGGCAATTTGCCCCGGGCAGTTTCTTAAATATCGTTTGGAAAAATTCGATCCAGTATTTTAACCGCACAGTTGAAGCAGATTATCTGAAAAACTTTACCAATACCATTGATGCCGATGCAAATAATAATCTTTCACTAAAAGTGATCTACTTCCTTGATTATCTTGACATGAAGAAATGGGGAAAGAATAAATAA
- a CDS encoding VPS10 domain-containing protein → MKKILAVCTFAVYSCCVEAQINSSTFGMMEARHLGPGTMSGRITDIVGVNSDGKTLYIGTAGGGIWKSTNAGASFKPVFDKYTQSIGALAIDQKNPKVIYAGTGESNMRNSVSIGDGIYKSTDAGDNWAKIGLDSTEHISKVVVDPVNSSIVYVAAPGPLWSSSKHRGLYKSIDAGKTWETILYINENAGVADVEIDPVDPNVLYATSWEFRRLPYAFNSGGSGSGIYKSTDAGKTWKELNNGLPKKPFGRVALALAPSSPKNLWAIVESENTGLYISADGGETWKQQSATSNITQRPFYFSTLEIDPKDPKRVYRPAFSFSYSNDGGFSFADATNEGGWVHSDHHALWINPNNTNIMYVGTDGGVYFSLDRGVTWKFCNNLPVGQFYHVSVDQQEPYRIYGGLQDNGSWYAPSKSPDGVVNGDWKSVFGGDGFWTLPDPFDANIAYAEAQGGTMARVNIKTNTSVSIKPQGAAGEENLRFNWNTPIVTGTHNKKNLYTGAQYLYKSTDRGSNWTRISPDLTTNDKRKQEQEKSGGVTMDVTSAENHCTIFTIAESPLDENIIWVGTDDGNLQYTTDAGKTWTNVAANYAAAGIPKQTWVSSIEPSQYDKNKVYATFDNHAYGDHKTYIAMSNDMGKTWKKFESNEFTGFAHKIKEDIVNKNLLFAGTEMGLFASVDGGNEWFRMKNNIPWFTLVRDIKIQEQTNDLVLATHGRGIIIIEDITPMRTITAEVAANDVVMLNNKPITLTMGKYGGQFENAAGDWNGGIGTVIPPIQYYLKDRANNLQLEVYDKEGKLVQKLSPSNRKGYNKVMWAQRMLPPKTAKGGNQREIGSFIAPQVLPGDYTIKMKVNGKEYNHTITLAHDETNKNFTLQDRQLQYKTGMELFDMHEQLAKLVDSILAKQQVLKKHIDSTQNKKTKLLLEDYYNKLESLRLTLVPPVAKGTTDFKRLRTDLTDVYAAVVTQEARPSNLQVQRVEFLKTEISKAEQQYEQLNKQFDQKAMDAIAKELLKKPTIKKTDKN, encoded by the coding sequence ATGAAAAAAATCTTAGCAGTTTGCACATTTGCAGTATACAGCTGTTGCGTTGAAGCGCAAATCAATTCTTCCACTTTTGGGATGATGGAAGCACGGCATCTTGGTCCCGGCACCATGAGTGGCCGTATCACTGATATTGTTGGTGTGAACAGTGATGGTAAAACACTTTACATTGGCACAGCAGGTGGTGGTATCTGGAAAAGTACCAACGCAGGTGCATCATTCAAGCCGGTGTTTGATAAATACACGCAAAGCATTGGTGCATTGGCCATCGATCAAAAAAATCCAAAAGTGATTTACGCAGGTACGGGTGAAAGTAACATGCGCAATTCGGTTTCTATTGGCGACGGCATCTATAAATCAACTGATGCCGGTGATAACTGGGCGAAGATCGGACTTGACAGCACAGAGCATATTTCAAAAGTTGTTGTTGATCCGGTTAACTCATCCATCGTTTATGTAGCGGCACCCGGCCCGTTGTGGAGCAGCAGCAAACACCGTGGATTATACAAATCAATTGATGCAGGAAAAACATGGGAAACCATTTTATACATCAATGAAAATGCAGGTGTGGCTGATGTGGAAATTGATCCTGTTGATCCCAATGTGTTGTACGCAACCTCATGGGAATTTCGTCGATTGCCCTATGCATTCAATAGTGGCGGAAGTGGAAGTGGTATTTATAAATCAACTGATGCGGGTAAAACATGGAAAGAGCTGAATAACGGATTGCCGAAAAAACCGTTTGGTAGGGTTGCGTTGGCACTTGCTCCATCATCACCAAAAAATTTATGGGCCATTGTGGAGAGTGAAAATACAGGCTTATATATTTCTGCTGATGGCGGCGAAACATGGAAACAGCAAAGTGCAACCAGCAACATTACACAACGCCCGTTTTATTTTTCTACGCTTGAGATTGATCCGAAAGATCCAAAGCGTGTGTATCGGCCAGCGTTTTCCTTTTCCTATTCAAACGATGGTGGTTTTTCATTTGCTGATGCAACGAATGAAGGTGGATGGGTGCACAGCGATCATCATGCATTATGGATCAACCCCAACAATACAAACATCATGTATGTTGGTACAGATGGTGGTGTGTACTTTAGTTTAGATCGTGGTGTTACGTGGAAGTTCTGTAACAACTTACCTGTTGGTCAGTTCTATCATGTGAGTGTTGATCAGCAAGAGCCTTATCGGATTTACGGAGGCTTGCAGGATAACGGTAGCTGGTATGCACCTAGTAAATCACCGGATGGTGTTGTAAATGGCGATTGGAAATCTGTTTTTGGTGGCGATGGTTTCTGGACACTTCCCGATCCGTTTGATGCAAACATTGCTTATGCTGAAGCGCAAGGCGGCACCATGGCAAGAGTTAACATCAAAACAAATACTTCAGTTAGTATTAAACCGCAGGGGGCGGCTGGTGAGGAAAATTTACGTTTTAACTGGAACACACCTATCGTTACAGGAACGCATAATAAAAAGAACCTGTACACTGGTGCACAATATCTCTACAAGAGCACCGATCGTGGAAGTAACTGGACACGCATCTCACCAGACCTTACAACCAACGATAAACGAAAACAGGAACAGGAGAAAAGCGGTGGCGTTACAATGGATGTAACAAGCGCCGAAAATCATTGTACCATTTTTACCATTGCTGAATCACCTCTTGACGAAAATATTATTTGGGTGGGAACAGATGATGGCAACCTGCAATACACAACGGATGCCGGGAAAACGTGGACCAATGTTGCTGCTAACTATGCAGCAGCAGGAATTCCAAAGCAAACATGGGTGAGCAGTATTGAACCATCTCAATACGATAAGAACAAAGTATATGCTACGTTTGATAACCATGCATATGGCGATCACAAAACCTATATTGCCATGAGTAACGATATGGGTAAAACCTGGAAGAAATTTGAAAGCAATGAATTCACAGGGTTTGCGCATAAGATCAAAGAAGATATCGTGAATAAAAATTTATTATTCGCCGGAACAGAAATGGGTTTGTTTGCAAGTGTGGATGGAGGTAATGAATGGTTCAGGATGAAGAACAATATTCCCTGGTTTACGTTGGTGCGAGATATCAAGATTCAGGAACAAACAAACGACCTGGTATTGGCTACACATGGCCGTGGTATCATCATCATTGAAGATATTACACCAATGCGTACGATCACTGCAGAGGTTGCTGCAAATGATGTGGTGATGCTCAATAATAAACCGATCACACTCACCATGGGAAAGTATGGCGGACAATTTGAGAATGCAGCAGGCGACTGGAATGGTGGGATAGGAACTGTTATACCACCAATTCAATATTACCTGAAAGACCGGGCCAATAATCTTCAACTCGAAGTATATGATAAAGAAGGTAAGCTTGTGCAGAAACTAAGTCCAAGTAACCGCAAAGGCTATAACAAGGTGATGTGGGCGCAACGGATGCTTCCTCCTAAAACGGCTAAAGGTGGTAATCAACGTGAAATAGGAAGCTTCATTGCGCCGCAGGTATTACCCGGTGATTATACAATTAAAATGAAAGTGAATGGCAAAGAGTATAATCATACCATTACCTTGGCGCACGATGAAACGAATAAAAATTTTACGTTGCAGGACCGTCAACTGCAGTATAAAACAGGAATGGAATTGTTTGATATGCATGAACAACTTGCGAAATTAGTTGACAGTATTCTTGCAAAGCAGCAGGTACTGAAAAAGCATATTGATTCCACACAGAATAAAAAAACAAAACTGCTGCTCGAAGATTATTACAACAAATTAGAATCACTTCGACTTACATTGGTGCCACCTGTGGCAAAGGGTACAACCGATTTTAAACGTTTACGCACCGACTTGACCGATGTGTATGCAGCTGTTGTAACACAGGAAGCAAGGCCGAGTAATCTGCAGGTGCAACGAGTTGAATTTTTGAAAACAGAAATAAGCAAAGCAGAACAACAGTATGAACAACTGAATAAACAGTTTGATCAAAAAGCGATGGACGCAATAGCAAAAGAGTTATTGAAAAAACCAACAATCAAGAAAACTGATAAGAATTGA